In Melanotaenia boesemani isolate fMelBoe1 chromosome 18, fMelBoe1.pri, whole genome shotgun sequence, the following proteins share a genomic window:
- the zcchc2 gene encoding zinc finger CCHC domain-containing protein 2, whose product MLKMKLPMKAGEEGGDETAEDESLDPSKHKRISMAASSSSVYERLQESPRPHVHASQLDKESVFEWFGLHLNPAKRIEFMCGLLHMCQPLELRFLGSYLEDLARKDYQVLRDFECRANSLSDLGLLTDVVDPVIRSKLLVCLSLLGSDSRECAGILFRILSSVDLALFYRNFDYSLPPFRDPHHLFYPPCHVGNVYGQSEQTCDLSASYTAAGAWEQLALLFTMASLHPAFHFHQREVVRGQLDKIELAIEEEKRQRQLRINVQATELMGQQGGYLSTSTPSLGECASSHPPAQSRRSSRWAAQREAVHIEGIVLRGISRTGSDKEYNFEVKWSDSSFSTVTKTHHELENFLLKLPKDQCTESFEKSILRLLNQGDQYESREVEKSLRERFLSAPPLFRQTRKVCSFFAGDSSHCSKHTCCRCNCQPGKAYQPDCSDASSQEEESYVQGHKKKHGSKSPCQLLLSAKGPLGDTQKRGGHAAELNGPADRRRKSCSLRSSQEAEQHQDSEKRSHTVSKIKSKSLPTDRHKGDGKGKVVSLMTNGSLATSLQPQRKGSGPDTCGETSSESYSSPSSPQHQGLESLDSEDDNNKDTDSHSDDGGKDPAPDLIFTHQADPAVLGEVSSVHPLSSNSSETSSEFPPLSFMHSLPCVLPNGPPDSGLPLVSPPNQSIIPDGKPLGGTGMMPLSLVPPPVQGPGIVGDPEKRDMLPTFGISSVSLHPPGNLGVQPLVQRFKTSLPHSQGSADGAPGRDSPPAAPHTFHSHPAPVRALNVMSSGPTSFSSPVLSCQDLASVSPGLASSLPQVETSHAKQHGLPLLTGMPSHYTLPPVPTSIMPTLGAPVASGAAPSLGNGQSAIPQAVTTHSPGPAPSLSPAVTHSAAQSDSASYSSTASCGSAPVAPGNPLTLQQTQQPAAPQQQQQPMGCGTCGCHNNCGSRGSLAGGSSCQIPLFFPAHQMAVAAAAARQVFSVPPSLFHLTNLCSNSYLTQAHPPHQANGAASLPPFFPTGPPPAPPSSYMHTHSHSHADVPSHMMGNQAAVAVAAAAANYTLQQHMAPVASFCQRIYQPVYANHMGMLPAAALGGGGVNKKNGNISCYNCGVGGHYAQDCNQPSMDSTQQGGFRLKYAASHVSETLDNAD is encoded by the exons ATGCTGAAAATGAAGCTACCGATGAAAGCGGGCGAGGAAGGAGGTGACGAAACGGCGGAGGACGAGTCATTGGATCCGTCGAAGCACAAACGTATTTCCATGGCGGCATCTTCCTCTTCGGTGTACGAAAGGCTGCAGGAGTCACCGAGACCCCATGTGCATGCCTCGCAGCTGGACAAGGAGAGCGTTTTTGAGTGGTTCGGCCTGCATCTAAACCCCGCTAAACGGATTGAGTTCATGTGCGGGCTGCTACATATGTGCCAACCCCTGGAGCTACGGTTTTTGGGATCTTACTTAGAGGATCTAGCAAGAAAAGACTATCAGGTTTTACGGGATTTCGAGTGTCGGGCAAATAGTCTGAGCGATCTTGGACTTCTAACGGACGTGGTTGACCCGGTGATTAGGTCCAAACTCCTCGTTTGCCTATCCCTCCTCGGATCGGACAGCAGGGAATGTGCTGGAATACTCTTTCGGATACTGAGCAGCGTAGACCTGGCGTTGTTCTACAGAAATTTTGACTACTCCCTTCCTCCATTCAGGGACCCCCACCACCTTTTCTATCCACCGTGTCATGTTGGAAATGTGTACGGGCAGTCAGAGCAGACCTGCGACCTCTCCGCTAGCTACACAGCGGCAGGGGCTTGGGAGCAGCTGGCGCTGCTCTTTACCATGGCCTCACTACACCCAGCTTTCCACTTCCACCAACGGGAAGTTGTCCGAGGACAGCTTGACAAAATAGAGCTGGCAATAGAGGAGGAGAAACGGCAGAGGCAGCTTAGAATAAACGTCCAGGCAACG GAGCTGATGGGTCAGCAGGGAGGCTACCTGTCCACCTCTACGCCAAGTTTGGGAGAGTGTGCGTCCTCCCACCCACCTGCCCAGAGCCGACGCTCCAGTCGCTGGGCAGCACAAAGAGAAG CAGTGCATATTGAGGGAATTGTGCTCAGGGGCATCTCTCGGACCGGATCAGATAAGGAATACAACTTTGAG GTGAAGTGGTCAGACTCTTCCTTCAGCACTGTGACCAAAACCCATCATGAACTGGAGAACTTCCTTCTTAAG CTTCCAAAGGATCAGTGCACAGAGTCTTTTGAGAAGAGCATCCTGAGACTTCTGAACCAGGGGGACCAGTATGAAAGCAGGGAGGTGGAGAAGAGCCTGAG GGAAAGGTTCCTGTCTGCTCCTCCACTTTTCAGACAGACCAGGAAGGTCTGCAGCTTCTTCGCTGGGGATTCCAGTCACTGCTCTAAACATACCTGCTGTAGAT GCAACTGCCAGCCAGGAAAGGCCTACCAACCAGACTGCTCCGATGCCTCCAGTCAGGAAGAAG AGTCATATGTTCAGGGACACAAGAAAAAACACGGGTCCAAGAGTCCATGTCAGCT TTTGTTGAGTGCCAAAGGCCCCCTGGGGGACACACAGAAGAGGGGAGGCCATGCTGCAGAGCTCAATGGTCCCGCAGACAGACGGAGGAAGAGCTGCTCACTGAGGAGCAGCCAGGAGGCTGAACAG CACCAGGACTCAGAGAAAAGAAGCCACACAGTCTCGAAGATCAAGAGCAAATCTCTGCCCACAGACAG gcaTAAAGGCGATGGGAAAGGCAAAGTGGTTTCCTTAATGACCAACGGTAGTTTGGCAACAAGCCTGCAACCTCAGAGAAAAG gttctggtcctgataccTGTGGTGAAACATCATCAGAAAGCTACAGCTCTCCATCCAGCCCTCAGCACCAAGGTCTGGAGAGCCTGGACAGCGAGGATGACAACAACAAAG ACACAGACAGCCACTCTGACGACGGCGGTAAGGATCCTGCTCCTGACTTGATCTTCACCCATCAGGCTGATCCAGCAGTGCTGGGAGAGGTCTCCTCTGTCCACCCTCTGTCTTCCAACAGCTCAGAGACCAGCTCAGAGTTCCCTCCTCTCTCCTTTATGCATTCTCTGCCCTGTGTGCTTCCTAACGGGCCTCCGGACTCCGGTCTACCACTGGTTTCTCCTCCCAACCAAAGCATCATTCCTGATGGGAAGCCTCTGGGTGGGACAGGGATGATGCCGTTGTCCCTAGTGCCTCCGCCCGTTCAAGGCCCTGGAATTGTCGGAGACCCCGAGAAGCGGGACATGCTTCCAACCTTTGGGATTTCATCCGTCAGCCTCCACCCTCCAGGCAACCTTGGTGTGCAGCCATTAGTTCAGAGATTCAAGACATCTTTGCCCCACAGCCAGGGCAGTGCTGATGGAGCTCCTGGTAGGGATTCTCCTCCTGCTGCCCCACACACTTTCCACTCACACCCGGCTCCTGTCCGGGCCTTGAATGTCATGTCTTCAGGCCCCACGTCTTTCTCCtctcctgtcctgtcctgtcaaGACCTAGCCAGCGTCAGCCCTGGCCTGGCCTCTTCTCTGCCACAGGTGGAGACATCTCATGCCAAGCAACATGGTTTGCCCCTACTGACCGGCATGCCTTCTCATTACACCCTGCCGCCTGTGCCCACCTCTATCATGCCTACTTTAGGAGCCCCCGTGGCCAGTGGAGCAGCTCCGTCTCTGGGAAACGGACAGAGCGCCATTCCCCAGGCTGTGACCACACACTCCCCAGGGCCTGCCCCCAGCCTCAGCCCAGCAGTTACCCACAGCGCAGCACAGAGCGACAGCGCCTCCTACAGCAGCACTGCTTCCTGTGGAAGTGCCCCTGTTGCCCCTGGCAACCCTTTAACCCTTCAGCAAACCCAGCAGCCAGCAGCTCcccaacaacagcagcagccgATGGGCTGTGGCACTTGTGGTTGTCATAACAACTGTGGCAGTCGAGGCAGTCTGGCGGGGGGGTCCAGCTGTCAGATCCCCTTATTCTTCCCTGCTCACCAGATGGCGGTGGCGGCAGCAGCAGCTCGCCAGGTGTTCAGCGTTCCTCCATCTCTCTTCCACCTCACAAACCTGTGCAGCAACAGCTACCTCACTCAGGCCCACCCTCCTCATCAAGCCAATGGAGCGGCCTCCCTGCCCCCCTTCTTCCCCACCGGCCCACCCCCTGCCCCCCCATCCTCCTACATGCACACTCACTCTCACAGCCATGCAGATGTGCCATCACACATGATGGGCAACCAGGCTGCCGTGGCGgtggcagctgctgctgcaaacTACACTCTCCAGCAGCATATGGCACCAGTGGCATCATTCTGTCAGCGGATCTACCAGCCTGTGTACGCAAATCACATGGGGATGCTGCCTGCTGCTGCCCTGGGGGGAGGTGGGGTCAACAAGAAGAACGGGAACATTTCCTGTTACAACTGTGGGGTTGGAGGCCACTACGCTCAGGATTGCAACCAGCCTTCCATGGACTCCACACAGCAAG GTGGCTTCCGGTTGAAGTACGCAGCATCCCACGTTTCAGAAACACTTGACAATGCTGACTga